From a region of the Xylanibacillus composti genome:
- a CDS encoding sulfate ABC transporter substrate-binding protein, whose translation MKNRKRMAWIAIISLLIVAVLGGCSNAQHASSGGNAETNAGANAGSGTSPNDGSETVTLTIGAYTVPKEAVQAIIPLFQAEWKEKTGQQVVFKESYEASGAQARAIVQGFEADIALLSLEGDVDKIEEAGLITSDWRSKPHGGMITSSVVALGVRAGNPKQLHDWTDLTKEGIEVLIPNPKTSGGAQWDVNAIYGAGLKISEEAGAANPAEAKELLSQVYRNVKALDKSGRASMTTFEKGIGDVVITYENELLLRNMEEEIYDIIVPNYTIKIVNPVAVIDQNAEKHGVTEVAHAFVDFLWTKEAQEEFAKRGFRAVDPDVHAQYAEQYITPDGLFDIDYLGGWSQVREDIYGDGGIWDQVVKGN comes from the coding sequence ATGAAGAACAGAAAGCGTATGGCTTGGATAGCCATCATCAGTTTGCTCATTGTCGCGGTGCTGGGAGGATGCTCGAACGCACAACATGCAAGCTCTGGCGGGAATGCAGAGACGAATGCGGGGGCGAATGCAGGCTCCGGAACAAGTCCGAACGATGGCTCGGAGACGGTAACTTTGACGATTGGCGCCTATACGGTTCCGAAGGAAGCGGTGCAAGCGATTATTCCGCTATTCCAGGCCGAATGGAAGGAAAAGACTGGACAGCAAGTGGTGTTCAAGGAGTCCTATGAGGCGTCCGGCGCGCAAGCCCGCGCCATTGTGCAGGGCTTCGAAGCCGATATTGCTCTGCTGTCGTTGGAAGGCGATGTAGATAAGATTGAGGAAGCCGGCTTGATTACGAGTGATTGGCGAAGCAAGCCGCACGGCGGTATGATCACAAGCTCTGTAGTCGCTTTGGGCGTACGCGCAGGAAATCCGAAACAGCTTCATGACTGGACAGATCTGACGAAGGAAGGCATTGAGGTGCTGATCCCGAATCCGAAAACGTCAGGCGGCGCGCAATGGGACGTCAATGCGATATATGGAGCCGGATTGAAAATTTCCGAGGAAGCCGGGGCTGCGAATCCAGCTGAAGCCAAGGAGCTGCTGTCCCAAGTCTATCGAAATGTGAAGGCGTTGGATAAGAGCGGCCGGGCATCGATGACGACGTTCGAAAAAGGCATCGGCGATGTCGTGATCACGTATGAGAATGAATTGCTGCTCCGCAATATGGAGGAAGAAATCTACGACATTATCGTTCCGAATTATACGATCAAAATTGTGAATCCTGTTGCGGTCATCGATCAGAATGCCGAGAAGCACGGCGTGACGGAGGTTGCGCACGCATTCGTTGACTTCTTGTGGACGAAGGAAGCGCAGGAGGAATTTGCGAAGAGAGGCTTCCGTGCCGTGGACCCGGATGTTCACGCACAATATGCCGAACAATACATTACGCCTGACGGCTTGTTCGACATTGATTATTTGGGCGGCTGGAGTCAAGTGCGCGAGGATATTTATGGCGATGGCGGCATTTGGGATCAAGTTGTGAAAGGAAATTAA
- a CDS encoding aliphatic sulfonate ABC transporter substrate-binding protein yields MLEALNVGSIDIAHTGETPPIFAQAAGAPLVYLAHEPPSPAGEAIVVRKESDIETVAALKGKKVALNKGSNVHYLLVKKLEEAGLQYEDIETAYLPPADARIAFEKGDVDAWVIWDPYLAAVEDAIDARILADGEGSVKNYEFYLASRSFAEQHPEAVNILLKELDKADQWAAEHQEELVEVLAREIGMDAAPVALASGRRGYGVQLVNDQVIAEQQAIADTFYDLQLIPEKIDLKDAVLSE; encoded by the coding sequence ATGCTGGAAGCGTTGAATGTCGGCAGCATCGACATTGCCCATACGGGGGAAACGCCTCCGATTTTCGCCCAGGCTGCCGGCGCTCCGCTCGTTTATTTGGCTCATGAGCCGCCAAGTCCTGCCGGCGAAGCGATTGTTGTGCGCAAAGAGTCGGACATCGAGACGGTCGCCGCGCTGAAAGGGAAGAAGGTAGCCTTGAACAAGGGCTCCAATGTGCATTATTTGCTGGTCAAAAAACTGGAAGAGGCCGGCTTGCAATATGAAGATATTGAAACGGCCTATTTGCCGCCAGCCGATGCCCGAATCGCTTTCGAAAAAGGCGATGTGGACGCATGGGTTATCTGGGACCCGTATCTTGCCGCGGTGGAGGATGCAATAGATGCCCGAATCTTGGCGGACGGCGAAGGGTCCGTGAAAAATTATGAGTTTTACCTCGCTTCCCGATCATTTGCCGAGCAACACCCGGAAGCTGTTAACATCTTGCTGAAGGAACTGGATAAGGCGGATCAATGGGCTGCCGAGCATCAGGAGGAATTGGTCGAGGTGCTTGCCCGCGAGATCGGTATGGATGCAGCGCCCGTGGCGTTGGCGTCTGGCAGACGCGGATATGGCGTCCAGCTCGTCAACGATCAGGTGATTGCCGAACAACAAGCGATTGCGGACACCTTCTACGACTTGCAGCTCATTCCGGAGAAGATCGACTTGAAGGATGCCGTATTGTCCGAATAA
- the ssuD gene encoding FMNH2-dependent alkanesulfonate monooxygenase translates to MEIFWFIPTHGDGRYLGTEHAARPADFAYMRQIAQAADELGYQGVLIPTGRSCEDAWIAASSLISATQKLKFLVAVRPGLMSPAVAARMALTFDRISEGRLLINVVAGGDPVELAGDGLFLDHDSRYSLTDEFLDAWRLFMRGEKVDYAGDYIRIKGGQLAYTPVQKPYPPLYFGGSSKAGQRVAGKHADVYLTWGEPPEQVKAKVEQVRKLAREQGRSVRFGIRLHIIARETEQAAWQAAEDLIRYVDEESIRAAQNIFARFDSEGQRRMASLHHGKRDGLTVSPNLWAGVGLVRGGAGTALVGNPQQIAERIEEYKQAGIDSFILSGYPHLEECYRVAELLFPLLRVSTGKSGGKAAYVSPFGELANRNNTAAHAETAGSDSLDGK, encoded by the coding sequence ATGGAAATATTCTGGTTTATTCCCACACATGGGGACGGCAGATACTTAGGGACCGAGCATGCGGCAAGACCAGCCGACTTCGCCTATATGAGGCAAATCGCACAGGCAGCGGATGAACTTGGTTATCAAGGGGTGTTGATCCCTACAGGCAGATCCTGTGAGGATGCCTGGATTGCCGCGTCCTCCTTGATATCGGCAACACAGAAGCTTAAATTTCTGGTAGCCGTGCGGCCAGGGCTAATGTCGCCTGCCGTAGCGGCGAGAATGGCCCTCACCTTCGACCGTATATCGGAAGGCCGGCTACTCATCAATGTGGTTGCCGGAGGTGACCCGGTAGAGTTGGCGGGAGACGGCTTGTTCCTGGATCATGATTCCCGTTACTCGCTCACAGATGAATTTTTGGATGCATGGCGGCTGTTCATGCGTGGCGAGAAGGTCGATTACGCCGGAGATTATATTCGAATTAAGGGAGGGCAATTGGCGTACACGCCCGTTCAGAAGCCCTATCCGCCGCTCTACTTCGGAGGATCGTCGAAGGCCGGTCAGCGAGTGGCCGGCAAGCATGCAGATGTGTATTTGACCTGGGGGGAACCACCGGAGCAAGTGAAGGCCAAGGTGGAGCAGGTTAGAAAGCTTGCCCGCGAACAAGGGCGATCTGTAAGGTTTGGCATCCGGTTGCACATCATTGCAAGGGAAACGGAGCAGGCGGCGTGGCAGGCGGCGGAAGACTTGATTCGCTACGTAGACGAGGAGAGCATCCGGGCAGCCCAGAACATATTCGCGCGCTTTGATTCCGAAGGCCAACGGCGCATGGCAAGTCTTCACCACGGGAAGCGCGATGGCTTGACTGTATCTCCCAACCTTTGGGCGGGGGTCGGACTAGTGCGGGGAGGAGCCGGAACGGCGCTTGTAGGCAATCCGCAGCAGATTGCCGAACGGATCGAAGAATACAAACAAGCGGGGATTGACAGCTTTATTTTGTCAGGCTATCCGCATCTGGAGGAATGCTACCGCGTGGCGGAGCTCTTGTTCCCCTTGCTGCGCGTTTCAACCGGGAAGTCTGGCGGGAAAGCTGCTTATGTCAGTCCGTTCGGCGAGCTGGCAAATCGGAACAATACAGCCGCTCATGCTGAAACTGCAGGGAGTGACAGTCTAGATGGGAAATAG
- the ssuC gene encoding aliphatic sulfonate ABC transporter permease SsuC codes for MGNRRKNWAHAFIPWLLPLLFLTIWQAAGSLGWIDARTVSTPYAVLAALVRLSAEGDLFHYIAVSSSRAFLGFLIGASAGFVLGLVNGLFPLIEKATDTSVQMIRNIPHLALIPLVILWFGIGEEAKIFLVALGVLFPIYLNTFHGIRMVDKGLIEMARVYGLNGFALFRNVILPGALTNILVGIRFALGIMWMTLIVAETISADSGIGYMAMDAREFMRMDVVILSILLYALLGKLSDMLAKLLEQRWLRWHPGYHTSK; via the coding sequence ATGGGAAATAGGAGGAAGAACTGGGCGCACGCCTTCATTCCTTGGCTGCTTCCGCTGCTGTTCCTGACAATCTGGCAAGCGGCGGGCAGCCTGGGTTGGATCGATGCACGAACCGTTTCGACTCCATACGCGGTGTTGGCTGCCTTGGTTCGGCTGTCTGCAGAGGGTGATCTGTTCCATTATATAGCAGTCAGCTCTTCACGCGCTTTTCTGGGTTTTCTGATTGGCGCAAGCGCAGGATTTGTGCTTGGGCTCGTGAATGGACTTTTTCCGCTTATCGAGAAAGCAACGGACACTTCGGTGCAGATGATCCGCAATATTCCGCATCTTGCCCTGATCCCGCTGGTCATTCTATGGTTTGGCATCGGGGAGGAAGCCAAGATATTTCTCGTTGCGCTTGGCGTCCTGTTCCCTATATATTTGAACACCTTCCACGGCATTCGCATGGTGGATAAAGGACTGATCGAGATGGCAAGGGTATACGGACTGAACGGATTCGCTTTGTTTCGCAACGTCATTTTGCCAGGCGCCTTGACCAATATTCTGGTCGGCATTCGATTTGCGCTGGGCATTATGTGGATGACCCTGATCGTGGCGGAAACGATATCCGCAGACTCCGGCATCGGCTATATGGCGATGGACGCAAGAGAATTTATGCGAATGGATGTAGTGATCTTAAGCATCCTGCTTTACGCCTTGCTGGGGAAGCTGTCGGATATGCTGGCGAAGCTGCTGGAGCAGAGATGGCTGCGTTGGCATCCGGGATATCACACAAGCAAGTAG
- a CDS encoding ATP-binding cassette domain-containing protein, giving the protein MSTGTALEIEGVSKSFQALPVLKELRLTIPAGQFVAIVGKSGCGKSTLLRLLSGLEQPSSGTIRSNGHPVSGLQAETRLMFQDARLLPWNKVADNVRLGSRSNDRTLAADVLEQVGLRDKADEWPANLSGGQRQRVALARALIGQPRLLLLDEPLGALDALTRIEMQQLIEAIWTKQKFTAVLVTHDVSEAVALADRVILLEQGRIALDIDVQLARPRVRDSGFIHYEKLILDRVMGRQDPFAAEKQESYDI; this is encoded by the coding sequence TTGTCGACTGGTACTGCGTTAGAAATAGAAGGCGTGAGCAAATCATTTCAAGCTTTGCCTGTACTGAAGGAGCTGCGTCTGACTATTCCAGCGGGGCAATTTGTAGCCATCGTCGGGAAAAGCGGCTGCGGCAAGAGCACGCTTCTCCGATTGCTGTCCGGATTGGAACAGCCAAGTTCCGGCACGATACGCAGCAACGGCCATCCCGTATCGGGCTTACAAGCAGAGACGCGACTGATGTTTCAGGATGCCAGACTGCTTCCATGGAATAAAGTCGCGGATAATGTGAGGCTGGGAAGCAGATCCAACGATAGGACGCTTGCGGCTGATGTTCTGGAGCAAGTTGGATTAAGGGACAAGGCAGACGAATGGCCGGCTAATCTGTCGGGCGGGCAACGCCAGAGGGTCGCGCTGGCGCGCGCTCTGATCGGCCAGCCGCGGCTTCTGCTGCTGGATGAACCGCTTGGCGCGCTTGACGCGCTTACGCGTATTGAGATGCAACAGTTGATTGAAGCGATCTGGACGAAGCAGAAATTTACAGCCGTCTTGGTCACTCATGATGTGAGCGAGGCGGTGGCGTTGGCGGATCGGGTCATCTTGCTTGAACAGGGACGCATCGCTTTGGACATCGATGTGCAGTTGGCAAGACCGAGGGTGAGAGACAGCGGATTTATTCACTATGAGAAGCTGATCCTGGATCGCGTAATGGGCAGGCAGGATCCGTTCGCCGCTGAGAAACAGGAAAGCTATGACATTTAA
- a CDS encoding YezD family protein, which produces MRASKSGGEGWDWKWLLSQFEEMKFGSIQITIHDGKVVQVDRTEKFRSPQASAGQSLPTRRSINEQSR; this is translated from the coding sequence ATGCGAGCCTCTAAGAGCGGCGGAGAGGGTTGGGATTGGAAATGGCTGCTGTCGCAATTCGAAGAGATGAAGTTTGGCTCCATACAAATAACCATTCATGACGGCAAGGTTGTCCAGGTTGACCGCACAGAGAAGTTTCGTTCCCCCCAAGCATCAGCGGGCCAATCATTGCCGACTAGACGGAGCATCAACGAACAGAGCAGATAG
- a CDS encoding aliphatic sulfonate ABC transporter substrate-binding protein, with protein MTMTNQRKRWTHLLSALVLAGALTACGSGAGTSTGIKQGTASGDDAQAKTVIHVGVQGKTGILPYARQTGMIAEQLEEQNIEIRWHEFASGPPHFEALAAGRLDFGSVGGTPVIAGQVGNVDFKAVAVVSDGKKGNAIVIPPNSSIQQLADLKGKKIGVAKGSSAYNFLYMAIDQAGLTDNDIDIIQLQPDEARPALDSGAIDAWSIWEPYATTAVFQSGASILASGEDLGIDAPSFLIARTDFINEQPEATVAFLKAYEQTRLYFLEHLYEVAEEIADAEKLELEIVTTVLENSDPILAPITPEFAASHQAQADFLFRTGGIGKQLHTADVLESKYVEQALKELEAE; from the coding sequence ATGACGATGACGAATCAACGCAAAAGATGGACCCACTTGCTAAGCGCGCTAGTATTGGCCGGTGCGCTTACCGCTTGCGGCTCCGGGGCCGGAACTTCAACAGGGATCAAGCAAGGGACGGCGAGCGGCGATGATGCTCAAGCCAAAACGGTTATACATGTGGGGGTTCAAGGGAAGACCGGCATATTGCCCTACGCGCGGCAGACAGGGATGATCGCTGAGCAGCTGGAGGAACAAAATATTGAGATCAGATGGCACGAATTCGCCAGCGGTCCCCCGCACTTCGAAGCTTTGGCGGCAGGAAGACTCGACTTCGGCTCCGTTGGAGGAACGCCGGTCATAGCCGGTCAGGTTGGCAATGTCGATTTCAAGGCGGTTGCCGTAGTGAGCGATGGCAAGAAAGGGAATGCGATCGTAATTCCGCCGAACAGCTCCATTCAACAATTAGCGGATCTGAAAGGGAAGAAAATCGGCGTCGCCAAAGGAAGCAGCGCATACAACTTCCTGTACATGGCCATCGATCAAGCCGGATTGACGGATAATGACATCGATATTATTCAGCTCCAGCCAGACGAAGCCCGGCCCGCACTGGATTCAGGCGCTATCGATGCGTGGTCGATATGGGAACCGTATGCGACAACAGCCGTATTCCAGTCTGGCGCCAGCATCTTGGCGTCCGGGGAGGACCTTGGCATCGATGCGCCGAGCTTCCTCATTGCCAGAACCGACTTTATTAACGAACAGCCCGAGGCAACGGTAGCGTTCTTGAAGGCATATGAACAAACACGGCTCTACTTCCTGGAACATCTGTACGAGGTTGCCGAGGAAATCGCGGATGCAGAAAAGCTGGAATTGGAAATTGTCACAACCGTACTGGAGAACAGCGATCCGATTCTTGCTCCGATCACTCCGGAATTTGCCGCATCTCATCAAGCCCAGGCGGATTTCTTGTTCAGAACCGGCGGAATTGGCAAGCAGTTGCATACCGCCGACGTATTGGAGAGCAAGTATGTCGAGCAGGCGCTGAAGGAATTGGAAGCCGAATAA
- a CDS encoding LLM class flavin-dependent oxidoreductase gives MSEKSIRQLHLGAFIFGVGHHIAAWRHPKTDTAGLFTLDFYKQFAQTAERGKMDMVFIEDVPSLPEALEVAVQRTVPVRAEPLTLLSALASVTERIGLTGTVSTTYSEPFHVARKFASLDHLSNGRAAWNVVTTGLGEASGNFGKDQHLAHAVRYERAREFVDVVTGLWDSWEPDAVIADKASGLYADSAKVHPLEHEGRFFSVRGPLNVPRSPQGRPVIVQAGSSEAGQEFAAQTAEAVFTAWQTLEEAQAFYKSLKGRMTKYGRSPDSLKIMPGVLPFIGSTESEAKLLEQQFQELVAPEVGIGMVSRMLRVDLADYPLDGPVPDLPDADYHINDGKSRYQLLVDMARREKLTIRQLISRVTGARGHQTIAGSPEQIAAHLEHYFNNQACDGFNIMPPYLPGGLELFVDHVIPLLQRRGLFRKEYAGTTLRDHLGLSVPTIPERRDSHQAAPVSSLD, from the coding sequence ATGTCAGAAAAATCCATCCGCCAGCTTCATCTGGGAGCTTTCATATTCGGTGTCGGCCATCATATCGCGGCTTGGCGGCATCCGAAAACCGACACAGCCGGATTGTTCACATTGGATTTCTACAAACAATTCGCCCAAACTGCGGAACGAGGCAAAATGGATATGGTTTTCATCGAAGATGTCCCTTCCTTGCCCGAGGCGCTGGAAGTTGCCGTTCAACGTACGGTTCCTGTTCGAGCGGAGCCCTTGACGCTGCTGTCTGCGCTAGCATCCGTCACCGAGCGCATTGGCTTAACCGGCACGGTTTCGACTACCTACAGCGAGCCGTTTCATGTAGCGCGGAAATTCGCCTCGCTGGATCATCTCAGCAACGGCAGGGCAGCCTGGAACGTCGTGACTACGGGCCTTGGCGAAGCAAGCGGCAATTTCGGGAAGGATCAGCATCTCGCCCATGCTGTGCGCTATGAGCGAGCGAGAGAGTTCGTCGACGTTGTAACCGGCTTGTGGGACAGTTGGGAGCCGGATGCGGTCATTGCCGATAAGGCGTCTGGCTTGTATGCCGATTCCGCCAAAGTTCATCCTCTCGAGCATGAAGGACGTTTCTTTTCAGTCCGCGGTCCGTTGAACGTTCCCCGTTCGCCGCAAGGCCGCCCTGTCATCGTGCAGGCGGGTTCATCCGAGGCCGGACAGGAATTCGCCGCACAAACCGCAGAGGCCGTGTTCACTGCTTGGCAAACGCTTGAAGAAGCGCAAGCCTTTTACAAGAGCTTGAAGGGGAGAATGACCAAGTACGGCCGATCCCCCGATTCTCTGAAAATTATGCCGGGCGTCCTTCCTTTCATCGGTTCAACCGAAAGCGAAGCGAAGCTGCTGGAACAGCAATTTCAGGAATTGGTTGCCCCAGAGGTCGGCATCGGCATGGTCTCGCGCATGCTTCGCGTTGACTTGGCCGATTACCCCTTAGACGGGCCGGTGCCGGACTTGCCGGATGCCGATTATCATATCAACGATGGCAAGAGCCGCTATCAGCTGCTCGTCGATATGGCCCGCAGAGAAAAGCTGACCATTCGCCAACTAATCTCGCGCGTTACCGGCGCGCGCGGTCATCAGACGATAGCCGGTTCGCCGGAACAGATCGCCGCACACTTGGAGCATTATTTCAACAATCAGGCATGCGACGGCTTCAACATAATGCCGCCTTATTTGCCCGGCGGGTTGGAGCTGTTTGTCGATCATGTGATCCCGTTGCTGCAGCGGCGCGGCTTGTTTCGCAAGGAGTATGCAGGCACAACACTCCGCGATCATCTCGGATTATCCGTTCCGACGATACCGGAGCGGCGCGATTCTCACCAGGCAGCGCCTGTAAGCAGCTTGGATTGA
- a CDS encoding LLM class flavin-dependent oxidoreductase translates to MYMAKKEMHLGAFLLHTGHHVSAWRHPDSQPERVMEADYYRQLAQIAERGKFDMLFLADTLFANYANPHYFKHAVTTRPEPITLLSYLAGVTEHIGLAATVSTTYQEPYNLAREFAMLDHLSHGRAAWNIVTSSRDEEAANFGSSPHMEHSLRYERAREFAEVAAKLWDSWEDDATIADRRAGIFADPARVHTIHHRGEHFGVRGPLNLTRSPQGRPVFIQAGASDSGRRFAAEYAEVIFVAWQTFDEAKHYYNSLKQLLPEYGRSPEAVKVLPGILPIIGSTEQEARDKEALLQELVLPELGLSMLSSALGGADLSDAKWDGPLPSLPDASRINGGKSRFQLISDLARREQLTVRELIYRVTGARGHRTIAGTPEQIADHLTDWFIRGACDGFNIMPPVLPGGLEEFVDQVVPILQNRGLFRTAYTSSTLRGHLGLARPDSQFAASTV, encoded by the coding sequence ATGTACATGGCAAAAAAAGAGATGCATCTTGGCGCTTTTCTGCTTCACACGGGCCATCATGTATCGGCATGGCGGCACCCCGACAGTCAGCCTGAGCGAGTGATGGAGGCCGACTATTACCGGCAACTGGCCCAAATTGCCGAAAGAGGCAAGTTCGACATGCTGTTTCTCGCTGACACGTTGTTCGCCAATTATGCCAATCCGCATTATTTCAAGCATGCCGTTACAACCAGACCTGAACCGATCACCCTGCTCTCCTATCTCGCAGGGGTAACCGAGCACATCGGGCTGGCCGCTACCGTATCGACAACTTACCAGGAGCCGTACAACTTGGCGAGAGAATTTGCGATGCTGGACCATCTCAGCCACGGGCGAGCGGCTTGGAATATCGTCACCTCCAGCCGTGATGAAGAAGCCGCCAATTTCGGCAGTTCCCCGCATATGGAACACTCTCTCCGCTACGAGCGCGCCAGGGAATTTGCGGAAGTTGCCGCTAAGCTTTGGGATTCCTGGGAGGACGACGCAACCATAGCGGATCGCCGGGCAGGGATATTCGCAGATCCGGCCCGCGTGCATACGATCCATCATCGCGGCGAGCATTTCGGCGTAAGAGGGCCGCTGAATCTGACCCGTTCCCCTCAAGGAAGGCCCGTATTTATTCAAGCCGGCGCATCGGATAGCGGCCGCCGCTTTGCAGCTGAATATGCGGAGGTCATCTTTGTTGCCTGGCAAACCTTCGATGAAGCCAAACATTACTATAACAGCTTAAAGCAGCTGCTTCCCGAATATGGACGATCGCCGGAGGCGGTCAAAGTGCTGCCGGGCATCTTGCCTATAATAGGTTCCACCGAGCAGGAAGCCAGGGACAAGGAGGCCCTCCTCCAAGAGCTTGTCCTGCCTGAATTGGGACTATCCATGCTGTCCTCCGCACTGGGCGGCGCTGACCTGAGCGATGCCAAATGGGATGGGCCGCTGCCTTCATTGCCGGATGCCAGTCGGATCAACGGAGGGAAAAGCCGGTTCCAGCTCATTTCCGATCTGGCGAGGCGTGAGCAGCTAACCGTCCGCGAGTTGATCTACCGGGTGACCGGAGCCCGGGGGCACCGGACTATAGCAGGCACTCCGGAACAAATCGCCGATCATTTGACAGACTGGTTTATCCGCGGCGCATGCGACGGCTTCAACATTATGCCGCCCGTTCTGCCCGGCGGCTTGGAGGAATTCGTCGATCAGGTCGTCCCGATCCTTCAGAATCGCGGACTGTTCCGAACAGCTTATACCTCTTCGACATTGCGCGGACATCTCGGACTTGCACGCCCGGACAGCCAATTCGCTGCCTCGACTGTTTAA
- the ssuE gene encoding NADPH-dependent FMN reductase: MAKIVIVSGNPVKHSRLNGLTEHAAGKLQESGYRVAWIHVSDLPAEDLIHAKFDSPSILEANAQIEQADAVILASPVYKASFSGVLKAYLDLLPQQSLHQKLILPLFIGGSIAHLLAVEYSLKPIVSVLGARNQLAGVYAVDSWVTREEQGGFALSEELLARLDDSIRQLTEELRWLSVRREWERNLNSDSVHSAI; this comes from the coding sequence ATGGCCAAAATCGTCATTGTATCGGGTAATCCCGTCAAGCATTCGAGGCTGAACGGATTGACGGAGCATGCGGCCGGAAAGCTTCAGGAATCAGGTTACCGCGTAGCATGGATTCATGTTTCTGACTTGCCGGCGGAGGATTTGATTCATGCCAAATTTGACAGCCCGTCAATCCTGGAGGCGAATGCGCAAATCGAGCAGGCGGATGCGGTTATCCTTGCAAGTCCAGTGTATAAGGCTTCATTCTCGGGGGTGCTGAAAGCTTATCTCGATTTGCTCCCACAGCAGAGCTTGCATCAGAAGCTTATCCTGCCTTTATTTATCGGGGGATCGATTGCGCATTTGCTGGCAGTGGAGTATTCGCTCAAACCGATCGTGTCCGTGCTCGGGGCGAGAAATCAGCTTGCAGGCGTGTATGCTGTAGATAGTTGGGTTACTCGCGAGGAGCAAGGCGGGTTTGCATTATCTGAAGAATTGCTGGCGCGTCTGGACGACTCCATTCGCCAATTGACCGAGGAACTGCGTTGGCTGTCTGTAAGAAGAGAGTGGGAGAGGAACTTGAATTCCGATTCCGTCCATTCGGCCATATAA
- a CDS encoding ABC transporter ATP-binding protein, with protein MSDPILAVEKLDKTFVTPNGRVHALQDIQLTIRRGEFVTVIGPSGCGKSTLLKIIAGLDAQYEGNVLLDGEKIVKPSIEKGFIFQEHRLFPWLTVEKNIAADLSLKRRDIRAKVDEFIEIVRLKGFEQAYPRELSGGMSQRVAIARALLRNPKVLLLDEPFGALDAFTRSHLQEVLLDIWQRNRTTMILVTHDIDEAIFLANRVVIMNPRPGTIKKVITVDLPYPRKKSNTSFQQYRHMVLNEFEKVDELELVDSSGI; from the coding sequence ATGAGTGATCCAATACTTGCCGTTGAAAAGTTAGACAAGACATTTGTTACGCCTAACGGGCGCGTTCATGCATTGCAGGATATACAATTGACCATCAGGCGCGGCGAGTTCGTAACTGTGATCGGTCCAAGCGGCTGCGGCAAGAGTACGCTGCTGAAGATCATAGCCGGCCTGGACGCGCAATACGAAGGCAACGTCCTTTTGGATGGGGAGAAAATCGTAAAGCCGAGCATTGAGAAAGGATTTATTTTTCAGGAGCATCGGTTGTTTCCATGGTTGACTGTCGAGAAGAACATCGCCGCAGATTTATCCTTGAAACGTCGGGACATTCGTGCCAAGGTAGATGAATTCATCGAAATCGTGCGGCTGAAAGGATTTGAGCAAGCCTATCCGCGGGAGCTGTCCGGGGGCATGTCGCAGCGTGTAGCCATTGCCAGAGCGTTGCTTCGCAACCCCAAGGTGCTGCTGCTGGATGAACCGTTCGGCGCGCTTGATGCCTTCACGAGAAGCCATCTTCAAGAGGTGCTGCTGGACATTTGGCAGCGGAACCGAACGACCATGATTCTCGTCACGCACGATATTGATGAAGCGATATTTCTGGCTAACCGTGTGGTGATCATGAATCCCCGTCCCGGAACGATTAAGAAAGTGATCACAGTAGATTTGCCTTATCCGCGCAAGAAATCCAATACCTCCTTCCAGCAATATCGTCATATGGTACTCAATGAGTTTGAGAAGGTGGACGAATTGGAGCTCGTAGACAGCTCGGGCATATGA